In Sedimenticola thiotaurini, the following proteins share a genomic window:
- a CDS encoding flagellar protein FliT encodes MLDRLVQISQEMLALAGQGEWAQVTDLQQQRQQLIEQTFPLDPQVSDSVNAAAQIQCILDLDRQLTEMARTQQKEIGQALGKLNRGRVATRAYQDTSRR; translated from the coding sequence GTGCTCGACCGGCTGGTTCAAATCAGTCAGGAGATGCTGGCGCTCGCCGGGCAGGGTGAATGGGCGCAGGTAACCGACCTGCAGCAACAACGTCAGCAGCTCATTGAACAGACTTTTCCGCTTGATCCCCAGGTTTCAGATAGTGTCAACGCAGCGGCGCAGATACAGTGCATTCTGGATCTGGATCGGCAGTTGACAGAGATGGCCCGGACACAGCAGAAGGAGATCGGACAGGCGCTGGGCAAGCTGAACCGGGGGCGGGTCGCTACCCGGGCCTACCAGGATACCTCCCGCCGCTGA
- a CDS encoding flagellar protein FlaG produces MVNEISQNVLSNLSAQSTSAVKSTSGVLESSGIQRVDKTAQADTGSEAKDGQKTMAVPVEQKLDNAVEQLNQFAQSVQRKLEFSVDEESGKTVIKVIDKESGEMVRSIPSEEVLDMQQRLRETSEAIFKGNEGISLLFQAKA; encoded by the coding sequence ATGGTTAACGAAATCTCGCAAAATGTATTGAGCAACTTGTCCGCTCAATCGACCAGCGCTGTGAAGAGTACCTCTGGGGTACTGGAGAGCTCTGGTATCCAGCGAGTGGACAAAACTGCTCAGGCGGACACCGGGAGTGAGGCCAAAGACGGGCAGAAGACGATGGCGGTCCCGGTTGAGCAGAAGCTTGATAATGCAGTTGAACAACTCAATCAGTTTGCCCAATCAGTACAGCGTAAACTGGAGTTCTCGGTGGATGAGGAGAGTGGCAAGACTGTTATCAAGGTAATCGACAAGGAGTCGGGCGAGATGGTACGCAGTATTCCATCCGAAGAAGTGCTGGATATGCAGCAGCGACTCCGGGAAACCAGTGAAGCGATCTTTAAAGGGAATGAAGGAATATCGCTTTTGTTTCAAGCTAAAGCATGA
- a CDS encoding flagellin, whose product MAQIINTNIASLTAQRNLNKSQSSLATAMERLSSGLRINSAKDDAAGLAISDRMTSQIRGLDQAVRNANDGISFAQTAEGALSTAGDAMQRIRELAVQAANDTNSASDRKAINNEVQQLIQEVNRIATSTQFNGQNILDGSLSTLVFQVGANAGQTISVSGVDARGSQLGAAQLEGASMTAADIATAVGANNLTVEGEAVDLTGATTQQDVIDAINAVSSDSGVTARAATSTSADLGYTANAAATTIVINGVSVDFGANEAIADAVDAINAVSNQTGVTAAVNGTDITFSNSDGQPITIVDDASNNVLGGDATVYSGIDLVADVGEAINYAGAAGGNLALGTSGAAVDTVLNDLDVLTRSNASDALSTIDFALQNVASLRAELGAVQVRFESTITNLSVTSENLSAARSRIQDADFAAETAEMTRSQILQQAGVAMVSQANALPQSVLSLLQ is encoded by the coding sequence ATGGCACAAATCATCAACACCAACATTGCCTCACTCACCGCACAGCGCAATCTGAACAAATCCCAGTCCTCCCTGGCCACCGCCATGGAGCGTCTCTCATCCGGTCTGCGCATCAACAGCGCCAAGGATGATGCGGCTGGCCTGGCAATTTCTGATCGTATGACTTCCCAGATTCGCGGTCTGGATCAGGCGGTGCGTAACGCAAACGACGGTATCTCTTTCGCCCAGACGGCCGAAGGCGCCCTCTCTACCGCCGGTGACGCCATGCAGCGTATCCGCGAACTGGCGGTTCAGGCAGCCAACGACACGAACTCGGCATCGGATCGAAAAGCGATCAACAACGAAGTGCAGCAGTTGATTCAGGAAGTGAATCGGATCGCTACCAGCACCCAGTTTAACGGTCAGAATATCCTTGACGGGAGTCTGTCGACCCTGGTATTCCAGGTTGGCGCCAATGCGGGCCAGACCATATCGGTTTCAGGTGTGGATGCCCGGGGTAGTCAGTTGGGTGCAGCCCAGTTGGAAGGGGCGTCGATGACTGCCGCTGATATCGCAACTGCGGTTGGCGCCAATAATCTTACCGTTGAAGGCGAAGCTGTTGACCTTACCGGCGCAACAACCCAGCAGGATGTTATCGATGCCATCAACGCGGTATCGAGCGATAGTGGTGTTACTGCCAGGGCTGCAACCTCAACCAGTGCCGACCTTGGATATACCGCGAATGCCGCTGCAACGACGATCGTCATTAATGGTGTTAGTGTTGATTTTGGTGCAAACGAGGCGATCGCTGACGCAGTTGATGCCATCAATGCGGTTTCCAATCAGACTGGTGTGACCGCAGCGGTTAATGGTACTGACATCACTTTCTCCAACAGTGATGGACAGCCTATTACCATTGTTGATGATGCATCGAATAATGTCCTTGGTGGAGACGCTACTGTCTATTCCGGTATTGATCTGGTGGCCGATGTTGGCGAGGCCATCAACTACGCCGGTGCTGCAGGCGGAAATTTGGCTTTGGGTACCTCGGGAGCAGCTGTTGATACGGTTCTGAATGATCTGGACGTGTTGACCCGGAGTAACGCCAGCGATGCATTGTCAACCATTGACTTTGCACTGCAGAATGTTGCTTCGCTTCGTGCGGAACTGGGTGCTGTGCAGGTTCGTTTTGAGTCCACAATCACCAACTTGTCAGTGACTTCCGAAAACCTCTCCGCCGCCCGCTCCCGTATCCAGGACGCTGACTTTGCCGCAGAAACGGCAGAGATGACCCGTTCCCAGATCCTGCAGCAGGCTGGTGTGGCGATGGTCTCCCAGGCGAATGCGCTGCCGCAGAGCGTGTTGTCACTTCTCCAGTAA
- the fliD gene encoding flagellar filament capping protein FliD → MAISSPGLGSGLDVTSIVSQLMEVEQQPLTRLYQKEAEAQAQLSAYGTLKGGLSSLQSAMEKLTEADTFQASKASASDSDVLTASSDTDAVNSSYNVTVNRLAQQHKLGSAEFADSATFGGTAGDELTLTVGSDTFTLDLSTAMTLSEIQAAINVEANNSGATAGLITGDNGNQTLVLTSESSGYDNRVQLSFGGSLDANTFNFSMLNRDENDQLLADESELDASLTVDGVSITRASNSIDDAIAGLTLDLQATGQANVSITQDSSVAKNAVSGFVNAYNSLKEQLSTLQDSGANSSVLRNVENQLRGMLNTSLTGLGSYSYISQLGVTTNADTGKLEFDSDAFETALEDAPDSVTSFFSDEDNGFAVRLDSILEGFVQSGGTIDSIIDGSNSQIKSIERSVESMESRLEDIEARYLQQFSSLDSLISSMSSTSSYLTGQLEMLSNLVAGNNN, encoded by the coding sequence ATGGCCATCTCATCACCCGGACTGGGATCAGGACTCGATGTCACGAGTATCGTCTCCCAGTTGATGGAAGTTGAGCAGCAGCCGCTGACCCGGCTCTACCAGAAGGAAGCCGAGGCGCAGGCCCAGTTGTCTGCTTACGGCACCCTGAAAGGCGGCCTCTCATCCCTGCAGAGTGCCATGGAAAAACTGACGGAAGCGGACACCTTCCAGGCCAGCAAGGCCAGCGCGTCTGACAGCGATGTGCTCACTGCCTCTTCCGATACCGATGCGGTTAACTCCTCCTATAACGTTACCGTCAATCGCTTGGCCCAGCAGCACAAGCTGGGATCGGCAGAGTTTGCCGATTCAGCCACTTTTGGTGGTACAGCGGGTGATGAACTGACCCTGACCGTCGGTTCCGACACGTTTACCCTGGATCTCTCCACCGCCATGACCCTGAGTGAAATCCAGGCGGCGATCAATGTGGAAGCGAACAATTCAGGTGCAACGGCGGGCCTGATCACGGGTGATAACGGCAACCAGACCCTGGTGCTGACCTCGGAATCCTCTGGCTACGATAACCGGGTTCAGCTCTCTTTTGGCGGCAGTCTGGATGCCAATACCTTCAATTTCTCCATGCTGAACCGGGATGAGAATGACCAACTGCTGGCCGACGAGAGTGAACTGGACGCCTCGCTGACGGTGGATGGTGTATCCATTACCCGTGCCAGCAACAGTATCGACGATGCAATAGCCGGTCTGACGCTGGATCTGCAGGCCACCGGTCAGGCCAATGTCTCGATCACCCAGGACAGTTCGGTGGCGAAAAATGCGGTGAGTGGCTTTGTCAATGCCTACAATAGCCTGAAAGAGCAGTTGTCCACGCTGCAGGACAGTGGTGCGAACAGCAGTGTGTTGCGAAATGTCGAGAACCAGTTACGGGGTATGCTCAATACCAGCCTGACCGGTCTCGGCAGCTACTCCTATATCTCCCAGCTGGGTGTCACCACGAATGCTGATACCGGCAAGCTGGAGTTTGACAGTGATGCCTTTGAGACGGCGCTGGAAGATGCGCCTGATAGTGTGACCAGCTTCTTCAGTGATGAAGATAACGGCTTTGCAGTGCGGCTGGACAGCATACTGGAAGGATTTGTTCAGTCAGGCGGGACTATTGACAGTATAATTGACGGCAGCAACAGCCAGATAAAAAGTATCGAGCGCAGTGTTGAGTCCATGGAGAGCCGTCTGGAAGACATTGAGGCGCGCTATCTGCAACAGTTCAGCAGTCTGGATAGCCTGATATCCAGCATGTCCTCAACCAGCAGTTATCTGACCGGCCAGTTGGAGATGCTGTCCAATCTGGTCGCTGGAAATAATAATTGA
- the fliS gene encoding flagellar export chaperone FliS — MVTPRMKNALSQYNSVSVSTGIEDATPHRLVQMLMEGALDKIAAAKGHMVRSEPAEKGRFISWAISIISGLHSSLDMEAGGELSQNLADLYDYMVRRLGEASAKNDPAILDEVSSLLLEVKSAWDVIPSQLEAENRQAAT; from the coding sequence ATGGTAACGCCGCGAATGAAAAATGCCCTGTCACAATACAACAGTGTCAGTGTCAGTACCGGTATTGAAGATGCCACCCCCCATCGTTTGGTGCAGATGCTGATGGAAGGGGCATTGGATAAGATTGCTGCAGCGAAAGGTCACATGGTGCGCAGCGAACCGGCGGAGAAGGGACGCTTTATCAGTTGGGCCATCTCCATTATCAGTGGCCTGCATAGTAGTCTGGATATGGAAGCCGGCGGGGAGCTCTCCCAGAATCTGGCCGATCTCTATGACTACATGGTACGTCGCCTGGGTGAGGCGAGCGCCAAGAATGATCCGGCAATTCTGGATGAGGTCTCCTCCCTGTTGCTGGAAGTAAAATCCGCCTGGGACGTGATACCCTCCCAATTGGAGGCAGAAAACCGTCAGGCGGCGACCTGA